From Draconibacterium halophilum, one genomic window encodes:
- a CDS encoding SulP family inorganic anion transporter: MNSTFKPKLFTIFKNGISKKQITSDILAGVVVGIVALPLAIAFAVASGVSPEKGLITAVVAGFLISFLGGSRVQIGGPTGAFIVIVYGIVQQYGVNGLIISTILAGIILIIFGLLKLGTLLKFIPHPLIVGFTSGIALVIFSTQIKDALGLTINDLPSGFIEKWHVYISNLSNLNIAALLVTLATIGITLISGKFVKKVPGSFIAIILVTLVVQVFKIPIATIETYFGEISNTIHFTIPQIQFNDLQNYLEPALTIALLGGIESLLSAVVADGMISGKHRSNTELIAQGIANIVTPFFGGIPATGAIARTATNVKNGGRTPIAGIAHAVTLLLIMLFLGKWAKLIPMSCLAGILIIVAYNMSEWRSFVSILKGSVFDIIVLLTTFILTVLVDLTVAIEVGVVLSAILFMKRMSDISEKRINNIVDTDVIEDYSQLPKGVSVYEISGPLFFASARRYSEVIQEIGQDSNTLILRMRHVSFIDETGMKNLQSSLKILQKKGVNIILSGVSSQLKNDLKKRLSPKVLDHIDMEDSFEKALDHAKLSSAS; encoded by the coding sequence ATGAACTCAACTTTTAAGCCAAAACTATTTACAATTTTTAAAAATGGCATAAGTAAAAAACAAATTACTTCGGATATACTTGCCGGAGTTGTTGTTGGTATAGTTGCACTGCCACTGGCAATCGCTTTTGCCGTGGCTTCAGGTGTTTCTCCCGAAAAAGGGTTGATTACAGCTGTTGTAGCAGGTTTTCTAATTTCGTTTTTAGGTGGCAGCCGGGTACAGATTGGTGGTCCAACCGGAGCTTTTATTGTAATTGTTTACGGAATTGTACAACAATATGGAGTGAACGGCCTCATCATTTCAACTATTTTAGCCGGTATAATCCTTATCATTTTTGGCCTTTTAAAACTGGGTACATTGCTAAAATTTATCCCTCATCCGCTGATTGTTGGATTTACAAGTGGTATTGCTTTAGTAATTTTTTCTACCCAAATAAAAGACGCTTTAGGTTTAACCATTAACGACCTGCCTTCGGGATTTATTGAAAAATGGCACGTATATATTAGCAACCTAAGCAATCTAAACATTGCTGCCTTACTAGTAACACTTGCAACAATTGGCATAACATTAATCAGCGGAAAATTTGTAAAAAAAGTACCGGGATCATTTATTGCTATCATCCTTGTAACACTGGTCGTTCAGGTTTTCAAAATCCCCATTGCAACAATTGAGACTTATTTTGGTGAGATCAGCAATACCATACATTTTACCATTCCGCAGATACAGTTCAACGACCTGCAAAATTATCTGGAACCGGCGCTCACCATTGCTCTACTTGGTGGTATTGAATCATTGCTGTCGGCTGTTGTTGCCGACGGAATGATAAGTGGCAAACACCGTTCGAACACCGAATTGATTGCGCAGGGAATTGCCAATATCGTTACCCCGTTTTTTGGTGGAATTCCGGCCACCGGCGCGATAGCACGCACAGCAACCAATGTAAAAAACGGAGGGCGCACACCAATTGCAGGAATTGCACATGCCGTTACCTTGTTACTGATTATGCTGTTTTTGGGAAAATGGGCTAAATTGATTCCCATGTCGTGCCTGGCGGGTATTCTGATTATTGTTGCTTATAACATGAGTGAATGGCGTTCGTTTGTTTCTATTCTTAAAGGTTCAGTTTTCGATATTATTGTATTGCTAACTACCTTCATTTTAACTGTTCTGGTTGACTTAACCGTAGCCATTGAAGTTGGTGTAGTTCTTTCGGCCATTCTTTTTATGAAACGTATGTCAGACATCAGCGAAAAACGCATCAACAATATTGTTGATACCGATGTAATTGAAGACTACTCGCAACTGCCAAAAGGAGTTTCGGTTTATGAAATTAGTGGTCCGCTGTTTTTTGCATCAGCACGTCGCTATTCTGAAGTTATTCAGGAAATCGGTCAAGATAGCAATACGCTAATACTTCGCATGCGCCATGTTTCGTTTATCGATGAAACAGGAATGAAAAACCTGCAGAGTTCATTAAAAATACTTCAGAAAAAAGGGGTAAACATTATTTTGTCGGGCGTTTCTTCCCAACTAAAAAATGATCTAAAAAAGAGACTCAGCCCCAAAGTACTTGACCACATTGATATGGAAGATTCGTTTGAAAAAGCGCTCGATCACGCGAAACTTAGTTCTGCATCTTAG
- a CDS encoding aldo/keto reductase, producing the protein MAKFQMNRRKFIGALSAGTAHVLFTNPIYAGSIPARSQDPFQLVDLGNSGIKTTLLGMGTGVHATNRSSFLTKQDKNTSLDLLDHAYNKGIRYFDLADTYGTHGLFAEAMTKMNREELTLATKIWTRPGGIPEKERPDADVVVDRFRKELNTDYIDLVQIHCMVDEDWTETLKPQMEILSNLKAKGIIKAHGVSVHSLDAMKAAVESHWVDVLHARINPYGIAMDKPDPQEVVEVIQRLHQSGKGIIGMKLVGNGQLRNDSKKIDNSLRFVLGLGCVDMMIVGFETKDQVDNYISRMDTELKKLY; encoded by the coding sequence ATGGCCAAGTTTCAAATGAATCGACGGAAATTTATTGGAGCCCTCAGTGCGGGAACAGCACATGTTTTATTCACTAATCCAATCTATGCGGGCAGTATTCCGGCCAGGAGTCAAGATCCGTTTCAATTAGTTGATTTGGGGAATTCAGGGATAAAAACCACCCTGTTGGGAATGGGAACCGGTGTTCATGCTACCAACCGCAGCAGTTTCCTTACAAAGCAGGATAAAAACACCAGCCTTGATTTATTGGATCATGCGTACAATAAAGGCATTCGGTATTTTGATTTGGCCGATACCTACGGTACGCACGGACTTTTTGCTGAAGCAATGACCAAAATGAACCGGGAGGAGCTAACATTAGCGACAAAAATTTGGACTCGACCAGGCGGAATTCCCGAGAAAGAGCGTCCTGATGCTGATGTTGTGGTCGACCGATTCCGGAAAGAACTGAACACCGACTATATCGATCTGGTACAAATTCATTGTATGGTTGATGAAGACTGGACTGAAACATTAAAACCTCAAATGGAAATTCTTTCGAATCTAAAAGCGAAAGGGATTATAAAAGCACACGGTGTATCTGTGCATTCGCTTGATGCGATGAAAGCTGCCGTAGAAAGCCATTGGGTTGATGTTTTACACGCACGTATCAATCCGTATGGAATTGCAATGGACAAACCAGATCCGCAAGAAGTTGTAGAAGTAATTCAACGATTACACCAATCAGGAAAAGGCATTATAGGAATGAAACTGGTGGGTAACGGACAATTACGAAACGACAGTAAAAAAATCGATAATTCGTTACGTTTTGTTCTTGGTTTGGGCTGTGTAGATATGATGATTGTTGGTTTTGAGACAAAAGACCAGGTTGACAATTACATTTCGCGGATGGATACTGAACTGAAGAAACTTTACTAA
- a CDS encoding FRG domain-containing protein produces MDCQITSNDIRVNSWEELAQEVYHQSWKPDLGRFRSDFAFRGLSDCRYKLANSFVRNCGERPELEYHMLRNFRKYARIDDFSLANTPLRALVLAQHHGLATRLLDWTYSPFIAMHFATSNTEKYDIDGVIWKVDFVKVNHLIPEPLKRLLTLEKCNAFTVEMLESEFPTIQKLDETIGSGHALFFEPPSIDDRIVNQFALFSVMTNATSIFDEWLIKHPDLYRRIIIPSELKWEVRDKLDQANISERVLFPGLDGLASWLKRHYRPKLLS; encoded by the coding sequence ATGGATTGCCAGATCACATCAAACGATATTCGAGTTAACAGTTGGGAAGAGTTGGCACAGGAAGTTTATCACCAATCATGGAAACCGGATCTTGGCCGATTTCGGTCAGACTTTGCATTTCGGGGTCTCTCAGACTGCCGTTATAAGCTGGCAAACAGCTTTGTACGCAACTGCGGAGAACGCCCGGAGCTGGAATACCATATGTTACGCAATTTCAGAAAATATGCTCGTATCGACGATTTCTCTCTGGCCAATACGCCACTACGGGCATTGGTGCTGGCACAACACCACGGTTTGGCTACTCGTTTGCTCGACTGGACCTACTCCCCGTTTATAGCAATGCATTTTGCCACGTCGAACACTGAAAAATACGATATCGACGGAGTAATATGGAAAGTAGATTTTGTAAAAGTAAACCATTTAATTCCTGAGCCCTTAAAACGATTGCTTACCCTCGAAAAATGCAACGCATTTACCGTTGAAATGCTGGAGTCTGAATTTCCGACAATACAAAAACTCGACGAAACCATTGGAAGCGGACATGCTTTGTTTTTTGAACCGCCATCAATCGACGACCGGATTGTAAATCAGTTTGCCTTGTTTTCGGTAATGACCAATGCAACATCGATTTTTGATGAGTGGTTGATCAAACATCCTGACCTGTACCGCAGAATCATTATTCCTTCCGAATTAAAATGGGAGGTTCGCGACAAACTCGACCAGGCAAATATAAGCGAGCGGGTACTTTTTCCCGGACTTGATGGTTTAGCTAGCTGGCTAAAACGTCATTACCGTCCCAAGCTGCTATCATAA
- a CDS encoding class I SAM-dependent methyltransferase: MNDPIGIAIKEYFERGKAPQIQVDSNYTEGETIAPSYFFRNEKELPKLEKVALKNCKGRILDIGAAAGCHSLILQKKGYSVTALEKSEISAEVMRKQGIVKVVHADIFEYNEKQFNTILLLMNGSGIGGTIEGLKKLLNHLKSLLLDGGQILIDSSDIKYLFDEEDGSHWVDLANNNYYGEMQYKVSFRKSVANFDWLFIDFNTLQLIASEIGYTSTLLEKGTQNDYLAKLKL, translated from the coding sequence ATGAATGATCCGATTGGCATAGCCATTAAAGAGTATTTTGAACGAGGAAAAGCGCCTCAAATTCAAGTAGATTCGAACTATACAGAAGGCGAAACAATTGCCCCGTCGTATTTTTTTAGAAACGAGAAGGAGCTCCCAAAACTTGAAAAAGTTGCACTTAAAAATTGTAAAGGCCGTATTCTTGATATTGGCGCAGCAGCGGGTTGCCATTCGCTCATTCTACAGAAAAAAGGATATAGCGTTACGGCTCTGGAAAAATCGGAAATATCTGCTGAAGTAATGAGAAAGCAGGGAATTGTAAAAGTGGTTCATGCCGATATTTTTGAATACAACGAAAAACAATTCAACACCATTTTGTTGCTGATGAACGGATCGGGTATTGGCGGAACGATTGAAGGTTTAAAAAAGTTACTTAACCACCTAAAAAGCCTTCTGCTCGATGGTGGACAGATTCTAATTGATTCGTCAGATATTAAATACCTTTTTGACGAAGAAGACGGATCGCACTGGGTTGATCTGGCAAACAACAACTATTACGGCGAAATGCAATATAAAGTAAGTTTTCGGAAATCGGTGGCTAATTTCGATTGGCTTTTTATCGATTTCAACACGCTGCAACTTATTGCCAGCGAAATAGGCTATACCTCTACCCTGCTTGAAAAAGGCACGCAAAACGATTACCTGGCAAAACTAAAACTTTGA
- a CDS encoding PhzF family phenazine biosynthesis protein: MNLTVYQVDAFADKIFEGNPAAVIPLQDEWLPDATMQKLAMENNLSETAFFIKQDDCYHIRWFTPEAEVDLCGHATLATSHVMFQHLNYAADSICFESRSGKLSVNKEGDLLVLNFPASEVEAKYIPTGLKTAFGIHPHECFKGREDLLLVFKNENDIANLEPDFTQMLEATSRGIICTAKSEKYDFVSRYFAPSVGINEDPVTGSAHTMLIPYWSAQLNKKTLLTKQISKRGGVLKCRQLGDRVEIGGKAVTFLVGTINI, from the coding sequence ATGAACCTAACTGTATACCAGGTTGACGCCTTTGCCGATAAAATTTTTGAAGGAAATCCTGCTGCTGTTATTCCCTTGCAAGATGAATGGCTACCGGATGCTACCATGCAAAAACTGGCAATGGAAAACAACCTGTCAGAAACAGCTTTTTTTATAAAACAAGATGACTGTTACCATATTCGCTGGTTTACTCCTGAAGCTGAAGTAGATCTTTGTGGCCATGCAACATTAGCCACTTCGCATGTGATGTTCCAGCATTTAAATTACGCTGCAGATAGCATTTGTTTTGAATCAAGAAGTGGAAAACTCAGCGTAAACAAGGAAGGTGATCTTTTGGTTCTAAACTTTCCTGCATCAGAAGTAGAAGCCAAATATATACCGACCGGATTAAAAACAGCTTTTGGTATTCATCCGCATGAATGTTTTAAAGGACGTGAAGACTTACTTTTGGTTTTTAAGAATGAAAATGACATTGCCAATTTAGAACCCGATTTCACTCAAATGTTAGAAGCCACATCGCGAGGTATAATTTGTACGGCCAAATCAGAAAAATACGACTTTGTGTCGCGCTATTTTGCGCCATCGGTTGGTATTAATGAAGATCCGGTAACCGGATCGGCACATACCATGCTAATTCCCTACTGGTCGGCTCAATTGAATAAAAAAACCCTACTGACCAAACAGATATCAAAAAGAGGTGGTGTATTAAAATGCAGGCAACTTGGCGATCGTGTAGAGATTGGCGGCAAAGCTGTAACCTTTTTGGTAGGAACCATTAATATTTAG
- a CDS encoding TonB-dependent receptor, which produces MSFRLSAGWYHQSPFFKELKKSDGYINYNSKAQRSFQVVGGTDLLFTAWDRPFRFTSEAYYKHMNRLIPYQVDNVRIRYLAEEEATGYATGVDFKINGEFVSGLQSWASLSFLQTEEDIKGDGHAMIPRPTDQWMNFSMFFQDYLPGNPSYKMQLSGFYGARLPTGPPNGERYQDVFRMPPYRRIDLGFSKVFISPANRSSSPFFRHITDMWLSLEAFNILNINNTISYFWVSSIYGDQYAVPNYLTSRKFNLKLTLKF; this is translated from the coding sequence ATGTCGTTCCGTTTATCTGCCGGCTGGTATCATCAGTCGCCATTTTTTAAAGAGTTGAAAAAAAGTGACGGCTACATCAATTACAATTCAAAAGCGCAACGCTCTTTCCAGGTGGTTGGTGGCACCGATTTATTATTTACGGCCTGGGATCGTCCGTTTCGTTTTACTTCCGAGGCGTATTACAAACACATGAACCGATTGATTCCTTACCAGGTCGATAATGTTCGGATTCGCTACCTGGCCGAAGAGGAAGCAACGGGTTATGCCACCGGAGTTGATTTTAAAATTAATGGAGAGTTTGTAAGTGGGCTGCAATCGTGGGCCAGTTTGTCCTTCCTGCAAACCGAAGAAGATATTAAAGGCGACGGGCACGCAATGATTCCCCGCCCAACCGATCAGTGGATGAATTTTAGTATGTTTTTTCAGGATTATTTGCCCGGTAATCCAAGCTATAAAATGCAACTATCAGGTTTTTACGGAGCGCGCCTGCCCACCGGACCTCCGAATGGAGAGCGTTACCAGGATGTATTTCGTATGCCGCCGTACCGCCGTATCGACTTAGGGTTTTCGAAAGTATTTATAAGTCCGGCAAATCGTTCGAGCAGCCCTTTTTTCAGGCATATAACCGACATGTGGCTTAGCCTGGAAGCTTTTAATATTCTGAATATCAACAATACGATTTCGTATTTCTGGGTGTCGAGTATTTATGGCGATCAATATGCTGTTCCGAATTATCTTACATCCCGAAAATTCAACTTAAAACTCACGTTAAAATTCTAA
- a CDS encoding TonB-dependent receptor: MKNFTLLFLLLLTQTIAFGQSNNATLKGVIKDQNGVPIDMVNVVLKEYPTLGTTTNANGEFLLRIPARKQLTIIFSSLGYQTFQDSVFAKREETIIKKIEMPEMNLELAEIIVREQRRNGGSIVSLDPKIINSISSASGGIEAGLKTLPGVASNNELSSQYTVRGGNFDENLVYVNDVEVYRPFLIRSGQQEGLSFINSDMVSTIDFSAGGFNAKYGDKMSSVLDIKYRKPSNFKGSASLSMLGASAHFEDVALNGKLSHISGLRYKTNRYMLGSLDEQGEYDPRFLDFQTYITYQFNEKFDLSFLGNVAQNQYNFIPQTRETTFGTWQNPLNTKIYFDGQEQDDFQTYLGAVTANYHPNAYLNLKFIASAYHAKEKETYDIQGQYYLNQLERNMGSEEFGDSSLNLGVGTFLNHARNSLDATVYSFAHKGAFNSEKHLINWGIKFQHEKINDELNEWIYRDSAGYSIPYSDNQVNLFYILNAKNKISSNRITGYVQDSWSVPVENGDLYLTGGVRFNYWDFNDELLISPRATLNYFPSGRKKCRSVYLPAGIISRHFLKS; encoded by the coding sequence ATGAAAAACTTTACCCTTCTATTCTTATTACTGCTAACCCAAACCATTGCTTTTGGGCAAAGTAACAACGCAACGTTAAAAGGTGTTATTAAAGATCAGAACGGAGTTCCGATTGATATGGTAAATGTGGTATTAAAAGAATATCCAACACTGGGAACCACAACAAATGCCAACGGCGAATTCCTGCTTCGGATTCCGGCACGAAAACAGCTCACCATTATTTTTTCATCATTAGGGTACCAAACTTTTCAGGATTCGGTTTTTGCCAAACGAGAGGAAACCATTATCAAGAAAATAGAAATGCCGGAAATGAATCTTGAACTGGCTGAAATAATTGTAAGGGAGCAGCGACGTAACGGAGGAAGTATTGTTAGTCTCGACCCGAAAATTATCAACTCCATTTCGAGTGCTTCGGGAGGAATTGAAGCCGGTTTAAAAACCTTGCCGGGCGTTGCATCAAATAACGAATTAAGTTCGCAATACACCGTTCGGGGTGGTAATTTCGACGAAAACCTGGTGTATGTAAACGATGTTGAAGTTTACCGGCCTTTCCTGATTCGGTCAGGACAACAGGAAGGGTTGAGCTTTATTAACAGCGACATGGTTTCTACCATCGATTTTTCGGCAGGTGGCTTTAATGCCAAATACGGCGATAAAATGTCGTCGGTGCTCGATATAAAATACCGCAAACCAAGCAATTTTAAAGGGTCGGCATCATTAAGTATGCTTGGCGCATCGGCACATTTCGAAGATGTTGCACTAAACGGAAAGTTATCGCATATCTCCGGATTACGTTATAAAACCAACCGTTACATGTTGGGGAGTTTGGATGAACAAGGTGAATACGATCCACGTTTTCTCGATTTTCAAACTTATATAACCTATCAATTTAACGAGAAATTCGATCTCTCATTTTTGGGTAACGTGGCACAGAACCAATATAATTTTATTCCGCAAACCCGCGAAACAACTTTTGGCACCTGGCAAAATCCGCTCAATACTAAAATTTATTTTGATGGACAGGAACAGGACGATTTTCAAACCTACTTGGGTGCGGTAACTGCCAACTATCATCCCAATGCCTACCTAAACCTGAAGTTTATTGCATCAGCTTACCATGCCAAAGAAAAAGAAACTTACGATATTCAGGGACAATATTATTTAAACCAGCTGGAGCGAAATATGGGCTCGGAAGAGTTTGGTGATAGCTCGCTTAACTTGGGTGTTGGCACATTCTTAAACCATGCCAGAAACAGCCTGGACGCAACGGTTTACAGTTTTGCGCACAAAGGCGCATTTAACTCTGAAAAACACCTGATCAACTGGGGAATTAAATTTCAGCACGAAAAAATAAACGACGAACTAAACGAGTGGATTTACCGCGATTCAGCCGGTTATTCTATCCCCTACTCTGACAACCAGGTAAATTTATTTTATATACTAAATGCAAAAAACAAAATCAGTTCGAACCGGATAACAGGCTACGTTCAGGATAGTTGGAGTGTGCCCGTAGAAAATGGCGATTTGTATTTAACGGGCGGTGTTCGCTTCAATTACTGGGATTTTAACGACGAATTGCTCATTAGTCCGCGCGCCACATTAAACTATTTCCCGAGTGGGAGAAAAAAATGTCGTTCCGTTTATCTGCCGGCTGGTATCATCAGTCGCCATTTTTTAAAGAGTTGA
- a CDS encoding sialate O-acetylesterase, with the protein MKIKVYVLCALLFAAVISVNAEVKLPKIFSSNMVLQQGIKIPVWGWADPGETISVELNTDALETTTSEDGKWNVKLPAQKYGGPYTLTVKGKNTISLTNVMIGEVWVCSGQSNMEWPLAQVKNADKEVTAAEHPNIRLFTVPRKVAQFPEKDLESGEWMECTPQTAHNFSAVGYFFGKALQEELDVPIGLIHSSWGGTVAETWTSAQTIQNDPDFRELMIELQQMDVEEYKKNKEAEIREILGGEIPSDDKGMQNGKPVWSDPELNDTDWSKIIAPGLWEEQGYIDIDGIGWYRKELDLTEDQTQTNLNLHLGKIDDSDITFLNGIEIGKTENQYDKERVYTIDKKYLNPGKNMIVVRVNDTGGGGGIWGDPEDQYVAIGQEKIDISGDWKFKISKAVMQNIDLGPNSYPTLLFNSMINPIVPFGMKGVIWYQGEANASRAKQYQRVFPNLINDWRKQWSQGDFPFLFVQLANYMKPVQKPGDSEWAELREAQTMTLELPNTGMASAIDIGEANNIHPKNKQDVGKRLALNAFKVAYNKDVVYTGPSFESVEFKDGKAYITFSETGSGLAVKDKYGYVKAFAIAGVDKEFHWAKAEIINNNTVVVYSYAVTDPVAVRFGWADNPDDLNLYNLELLPANPFRTDEWPGITK; encoded by the coding sequence ATGAAGATAAAAGTCTATGTGCTATGTGCCTTACTTTTTGCTGCAGTGATTAGTGTGAATGCAGAGGTAAAGCTCCCCAAAATATTCAGCTCAAACATGGTATTGCAACAAGGAATTAAAATCCCGGTATGGGGCTGGGCAGATCCGGGCGAAACGATTTCTGTTGAATTAAATACTGACGCTTTAGAAACAACTACCAGCGAAGATGGTAAATGGAATGTAAAATTGCCAGCACAAAAGTATGGTGGTCCTTACACCTTAACAGTAAAAGGAAAAAATACCATTTCGTTAACGAATGTTATGATTGGTGAAGTTTGGGTGTGCTCGGGTCAGTCGAACATGGAATGGCCACTGGCACAGGTGAAAAATGCTGATAAAGAAGTAACTGCCGCCGAACATCCGAATATCCGTTTGTTTACCGTACCACGAAAAGTGGCACAATTTCCTGAAAAAGATTTGGAAAGTGGCGAATGGATGGAATGTACGCCGCAAACAGCACATAACTTTTCAGCTGTCGGGTATTTTTTTGGCAAGGCTTTGCAGGAAGAACTTGATGTTCCTATCGGATTAATTCACTCGTCGTGGGGCGGCACCGTTGCCGAAACATGGACCAGCGCGCAAACGATTCAAAACGATCCGGATTTCAGAGAACTGATGATTGAGTTGCAACAAATGGATGTTGAAGAATACAAAAAGAATAAGGAGGCTGAAATAAGAGAAATACTGGGCGGTGAAATTCCTTCTGATGACAAAGGCATGCAAAACGGGAAGCCGGTGTGGTCGGATCCGGAACTAAACGACACGGACTGGAGTAAAATTATTGCCCCGGGATTATGGGAAGAACAGGGCTACATCGACATTGACGGAATTGGATGGTACCGCAAAGAACTTGACCTTACTGAAGACCAAACACAAACGAACCTAAACCTGCACTTAGGGAAAATAGATGATTCGGACATTACGTTTCTAAACGGGATTGAAATCGGGAAAACCGAAAATCAATACGACAAAGAAAGAGTTTACACCATTGATAAAAAATATTTAAATCCGGGCAAAAATATGATCGTTGTTCGTGTTAACGATACCGGCGGCGGTGGTGGAATTTGGGGCGATCCGGAAGATCAGTACGTGGCCATCGGACAGGAAAAAATTGATATATCAGGCGATTGGAAATTTAAGATTTCGAAAGCTGTAATGCAGAATATTGATCTGGGGCCAAATTCGTATCCAACACTGTTATTCAACAGTATGATCAACCCAATTGTACCTTTCGGAATGAAAGGTGTAATTTGGTATCAGGGCGAAGCAAATGCTAGCCGGGCAAAACAATATCAACGCGTGTTCCCCAACCTGATTAATGATTGGCGTAAACAATGGAGCCAGGGCGATTTCCCGTTTTTATTCGTGCAACTGGCCAATTATATGAAACCTGTACAAAAACCCGGCGATAGCGAGTGGGCAGAGTTACGCGAGGCACAAACAATGACTTTGGAGCTGCCAAATACCGGAATGGCATCAGCAATAGATATCGGTGAAGCAAATAATATTCACCCCAAAAACAAGCAGGATGTAGGAAAACGGCTGGCATTGAATGCTTTTAAAGTAGCTTACAATAAAGATGTAGTGTACACTGGTCCTTCATTCGAATCGGTAGAATTTAAAGATGGTAAAGCCTACATCACTTTCAGCGAAACAGGTTCAGGTTTGGCAGTGAAGGATAAATACGGTTATGTAAAAGCATTTGCAATTGCCGGTGTAGATAAGGAATTCCACTGGGCTAAAGCCGAGATCATCAATAATAATACGGTTGTTGTTTATTCGTACGCGGTTACCGATCCGGTAGCAGTGCGTTTTGGCTGGGCCGATAATCCTGATGATTTAAACCTGTATAATCTGGAATTGCTACCAGCCAATCCATTCAGAACCGATGAATGGCCGGGAATAACAAAATAA
- a CDS encoding transcriptional regulator: MFRSLDSLLHSQVRLAIMTILLNVKSAEFSYLLKNIDTSKGNLSFQITKLKEGGYIKVKKSFRKNYPLTTLSITPKGIDAYENYVEAISEYFQKSRKL; the protein is encoded by the coding sequence ATGTTTAGAAGCCTCGACTCACTTCTTCATTCACAGGTGCGGCTGGCAATAATGACCATTCTTTTAAATGTAAAATCAGCGGAGTTTTCATATTTGCTCAAAAATATTGATACCTCAAAAGGCAACCTCAGTTTCCAGATCACAAAGCTAAAGGAAGGTGGTTATATCAAGGTTAAAAAATCGTTCCGAAAAAACTATCCTTTAACAACCTTAAGCATCACGCCAAAAGGAATTGACGCCTACGAAAATTACGTGGAAGCAATTTCTGAATATTTTCAAAAATCCAGAAAACTTTAA